One Betaproteobacteria bacterium genomic region harbors:
- a CDS encoding ABC transporter permease — protein MRAANILHLGIKELRSLARDPVMLVLIAHAFSLAIYAAATAIPETLHKASIAVVDEDRSALSQRIIDAFYPPYFLPPSIITRERMDARMDAGLDTFALDIPPDFQRDALAGRSPSLQLNVDATRMSQAFTGSAYIQSIVTRESAAFLAGHDVVTAAPVELAQRMRFNPAGNQSWFGAVMETINNITMLSIVLTGAALIREREHGTVEHLLAMPVTPLEIMAAKLWSMGLVVLIATALSLTLVTQGLLEVPIEGSVALFLAATSLHLFATTSMGIFLGTVARSMPQFGLLILLVLLPMEILSGGMTPRESMPAIVRTIMLAAPTTHFVTLAQAILYRGAGFSVMWPQFAALAVIGAALCSFSLARFRRTLASMA, from the coding sequence GTGCGCGCCGCCAACATCCTGCACCTGGGCATCAAGGAACTGCGCAGCCTCGCGCGGGATCCGGTGATGCTGGTGCTGATCGCCCACGCGTTCTCGTTGGCGATCTACGCCGCTGCGACGGCCATTCCGGAAACGCTCCACAAGGCCTCCATCGCCGTGGTGGACGAGGACCGCTCGGCGCTGTCGCAGCGGATCATCGATGCGTTCTATCCCCCGTACTTTCTCCCTCCCTCGATCATCACGCGGGAACGGATGGACGCCCGCATGGACGCGGGACTCGACACCTTCGCGCTGGACATCCCGCCCGATTTCCAGCGGGATGCGCTGGCCGGCCGGAGTCCGTCGCTCCAGCTCAATGTCGACGCGACGCGGATGAGTCAGGCATTCACCGGCAGCGCGTACATCCAGTCCATCGTCACGCGGGAATCGGCGGCGTTCCTCGCCGGCCACGACGTCGTGACCGCCGCCCCGGTGGAACTTGCCCAGCGCATGCGCTTCAACCCGGCCGGCAACCAGTCCTGGTTCGGTGCCGTGATGGAAACCATCAACAACATCACGATGCTCTCCATCGTGCTCACCGGCGCCGCGCTCATCCGCGAGCGCGAACACGGCACCGTCGAGCACCTCCTGGCCATGCCGGTGACACCGCTGGAGATCATGGCGGCGAAGCTGTGGTCCATGGGACTGGTCGTCCTGATCGCCACTGCCCTGTCGCTGACGCTCGTCACCCAGGGTCTGCTGGAGGTGCCCATCGAAGGCTCGGTCGCGCTCTTCCTGGCGGCGACGTCGCTGCACCTGTTCGCCACCACGTCCATGGGCATCTTCCTCGGGACCGTCGCGCGATCGATGCCGCAGTTCGGCCTGCTGATCCTTCTGGTGCTGCTGCCCATGGAGATCCTCTCCGGCGGCATGACGCCGCGCGAGAGCATGCCGGCCATCGTTCGCACGATCATGCTCGCCGCGCCGACGACGCACTTCGTCACGCTGGCCCAGGCCATCCTGTATCGAGGCGCCGGTTTCTCGGTAATGTGGCCGCAGTTTGCGGCGCTGGCGGTGATCGGCGCGGCCTTGTGCAGCTTTTCCCTCGCGCGGTTCCGGCGCACGCTGGCGTCGATGGCCTGA
- a CDS encoding flavin reductase family protein, translating into MAQDRRKTSLPLHEVRRYLEPGPIVLVSSAWKGERNLMTLGWHTVMEFTPSLVGCIISSANHSHELIRRSRECVINLPTTALIDQVVGVGTTSGADIDKFERFGLTAEPAEKVGAPVVRECHAHFECRLADARLVKKYDFFIWEVVNARVAARPAHPETLHYKGDGTFMAAGRILHRRRAGLI; encoded by the coding sequence ATGGCCCAAGACCGCCGCAAGACCTCCCTCCCGCTCCACGAAGTCCGGCGTTACCTCGAGCCCGGCCCCATCGTACTCGTTTCGTCCGCCTGGAAGGGCGAACGCAATCTCATGACCCTGGGCTGGCATACCGTGATGGAGTTCACGCCGTCGCTCGTGGGCTGCATCATTTCGTCCGCCAATCACAGCCACGAGCTCATCCGGCGCAGCCGGGAATGCGTGATCAACCTGCCGACGACCGCCCTCATCGACCAGGTGGTCGGCGTCGGCACCACCAGCGGTGCCGACATCGACAAGTTCGAGCGCTTCGGGCTAACGGCGGAACCCGCGGAGAAAGTGGGCGCGCCGGTGGTCCGCGAATGCCACGCCCACTTCGAATGCAGGCTGGCAGACGCCCGTCTGGTGAAGAAATACGACTTCTTCATCTGGGAGGTCGTGAACGCGCGCGTGGCGGCGCGTCCCGCGCATCCCGAGACGCTCCACTACAAGGGCGATGGTACCTTCATGGCGGCGGGACGAATCCTCCATCGGAGACGGGCCGGGCTGATCTGA
- the pssA gene encoding CDP-diacylglycerol--serine O-phosphatidyltransferase — MNRPRRFSMIRSFHLADWITVGNAVFGMGAIFSAMAYLQMPSDRSVLTLACGLVVVALVLDVLDGKVARWRHQNSALGRELDSLADVISFGAAPAAIAYAAGMNGLWDRVVLLFFVACGASRLARFNVTAADLAGDDGKVRYFEGTPIPTSVVLALLLAAAAWTGNIGEALWGGAVTIGPGVLHPLSLLFALSGSLMISTIRIPKP, encoded by the coding sequence ATGAACAGACCGCGCCGTTTCTCGATGATCCGCAGCTTCCATCTGGCGGATTGGATCACTGTGGGCAATGCCGTCTTCGGCATGGGTGCGATCTTCTCGGCCATGGCCTACCTTCAAATGCCCTCGGACCGCAGCGTCCTGACGCTCGCCTGCGGACTGGTTGTCGTCGCCCTGGTGCTGGACGTGCTGGACGGCAAGGTGGCGCGCTGGCGGCACCAGAACTCCGCGCTGGGGCGCGAACTCGATTCCCTCGCCGACGTGATCTCGTTCGGCGCCGCTCCGGCCGCCATCGCCTACGCAGCCGGGATGAACGGTCTGTGGGATCGCGTGGTGCTGCTGTTCTTCGTGGCCTGCGGCGCATCCCGGCTTGCGCGCTTCAACGTGACAGCCGCAGACCTGGCCGGCGACGACGGCAAGGTGCGCTATTTCGAAGGCACTCCCATCCCGACGTCGGTCGTGCTGGCGCTTCTGCTCGCTGCGGCGGCATGGACCGGCAACATCGGCGAGGCGTTGTGGGGCGGTGCCGTCACGATCGGACCCGGGGTGCTGCATCCGCTGTCGCTGCTGTTCGCCCTCTCTGGCAGCCTCATGATCAGCACGATCCGCATTCCCAAGCCGTGA
- a CDS encoding alpha/beta fold hydrolase — protein sequence MTHTFAPLPLPEGIRSRHVPSGTGLDMHVLEAGWEGEGRPCVLLLHGFPELAYSWRKVMLPLAAAGFHVVAPDQRGYGRTTGWDPGYDGPLEPFRLLGIVRDALGLLDAMGVRHVAAVVGHDFGSPVAAWCALTRPDVFRSVVLMSAPFDGTPRFPSPGTQTAVDVHAALAALPRPRKHYQWYYSTREADAQMCRCAQGVHDFLRAYYHVKSADWAENRPHRLRAWDADELAKLPTYYVMDFDQDMARTVAPHMPTAAQIAACRWLPEAELRVYSAEYQRTGFQGGLQWYRCRTQAGESDELLLYSGRTIDVPSMFVAGASDWGVYQKPGAYEAMLDGACSRMTASHLVAGAGHWIQQEQPEAVTDLLLRFLQDRRRG from the coding sequence ATGACCCACACGTTTGCGCCGCTGCCTCTTCCCGAGGGAATCCGTTCGCGCCACGTGCCGAGCGGGACGGGGCTCGACATGCACGTGCTCGAAGCCGGCTGGGAAGGGGAGGGCCGCCCCTGCGTGCTGCTCCTGCACGGCTTTCCGGAGCTGGCCTACAGCTGGCGGAAGGTCATGCTTCCCCTGGCGGCTGCCGGCTTCCATGTGGTCGCGCCGGACCAGCGCGGCTACGGGCGCACGACCGGATGGGACCCCGGCTACGACGGTCCGCTGGAGCCGTTCCGGCTGCTGGGCATCGTGCGCGATGCACTGGGGCTGCTGGACGCGATGGGCGTGCGGCATGTTGCTGCAGTGGTCGGGCACGACTTCGGCTCGCCCGTCGCGGCGTGGTGTGCGCTGACGCGGCCGGATGTCTTCCGCTCCGTGGTGCTCATGAGCGCGCCGTTCGATGGAACGCCGCGCTTCCCGTCCCCTGGCACGCAGACGGCCGTGGACGTGCATGCCGCCCTGGCGGCCCTGCCGCGGCCCCGCAAGCATTACCAGTGGTACTACTCCACGCGCGAGGCCGATGCTCAGATGTGCCGTTGCGCGCAGGGTGTCCACGATTTCCTTCGAGCCTATTACCACGTGAAGAGCGCGGACTGGGCGGAGAACCGTCCTCACCGGTTGCGGGCGTGGGACGCGGACGAACTGGCGAAGCTCCCCACCTATTACGTGATGGACTTCGATCAGGACATGGCCCGGACCGTGGCTCCCCACATGCCCACGGCGGCGCAGATCGCGGCCTGCCGGTGGCTGCCGGAAGCGGAACTTCGCGTCTACAGCGCGGAGTACCAGCGCACCGGCTTCCAGGGCGGTCTGCAGTGGTACCGGTGCCGCACGCAGGCGGGCGAGTCCGACGAACTGCTGCTCTATTCGGGCAGGACGATCGACGTGCCGTCGATGTTCGTCGCCGGCGCCTCCGACTGGGGCGTCTACCAGAAGCCGGGCGCCTACGAAGCGATGCTCGACGGTGCGTGTTCGCGAATGACGGCGTCGCACCTCGTCGCAGGCGCCGGGCACTGGATTCAGCAGGAACAACCCGAGGCGGTCACCGATCTGCTGCTGCGCTTCCTGCAGGACCGGCGAAGGGGCTGA
- the argC gene encoding N-acetyl-gamma-glutamyl-phosphate reductase — protein MTFKVFVDGLEGTTGLRIHEYLARRPDVTLLRIDPERRKDTEARRALINASDVTFLCLPDDAARESVGLVENPATCVIDASTAHRTAPGWAFGLPELDGQQRARLREAKRIANPGCHATAFILLVRPLVAGGVLSASATIAAHSITGYSGGGKKMIEQYEKAGGSLDAPRPYALGLAHKHLPEMRTHTGLAEPPIFVPIVGPFYKGLAVTVYLDPRRLARSMTAKALRDELARYYEGERFIEVAPFANDANTDGGFFDVQGANDTNRVDVFVFGNDERVVLMARLDNLGKGASGAAVQSMNVHLGVDETLGLV, from the coding sequence ATGACCTTCAAAGTTTTCGTCGACGGACTGGAGGGCACCACAGGCCTTCGCATCCACGAATATCTGGCGCGCCGCCCCGATGTCACGCTGCTCAGGATCGATCCGGAGCGCCGCAAGGACACCGAGGCGCGACGCGCACTGATCAACGCCTCCGATGTGACGTTCCTGTGCCTGCCCGACGACGCAGCCCGGGAGTCGGTGGGCCTGGTCGAGAACCCTGCGACCTGTGTCATCGATGCATCCACCGCGCACCGGACGGCACCGGGCTGGGCGTTCGGACTGCCCGAACTGGACGGGCAGCAGCGCGCGCGTCTGCGCGAGGCGAAGCGCATCGCCAACCCGGGGTGCCACGCCACGGCCTTCATACTGCTGGTCAGGCCGCTGGTCGCCGGCGGCGTGCTGTCCGCGTCCGCGACCATCGCGGCCCACTCGATCACCGGCTATTCGGGCGGTGGCAAGAAGATGATCGAGCAGTACGAGAAGGCCGGAGGCTCGCTCGATGCTCCGCGCCCCTACGCCCTCGGGCTCGCGCACAAGCATCTGCCGGAGATGCGAACGCACACGGGGCTTGCCGAGCCACCCATCTTCGTGCCCATCGTGGGGCCCTTCTACAAGGGACTCGCGGTGACTGTCTATCTCGATCCGCGGCGGCTTGCCAGATCCATGACCGCCAAGGCGCTGCGCGACGAGCTGGCCCGCTACTACGAGGGCGAGCGGTTCATCGAGGTTGCGCCGTTCGCGAACGACGCCAACACCGACGGCGGGTTCTTCGACGTGCAGGGTGCCAACGACACCAACCGCGTGGACGTCTTCGTGTTCGGGAACGACGAGCGGGTCGTGCTGATGGCACGCCTCGACAACCTCGGCAAGGGCGCCTCGGGCGCCGCAGTGCAGAGCATGAACGTACACCTCGGTGTCGACGAGACGCTGGGTCTGGTCTGA
- a CDS encoding mandelate racemase/muconate lactonizing enzyme family protein, translated as MKIRDLELLACDAGWRNYHFVKVTTEDGIVGWSEYDEGFGAPGVGAVIDRLKPRVIGQSVFAHERIYAELYCATRPAAGGVVALAMGAIENALLDAKAKALGVPVYELLGGKVRDRIRVYWSHCATWRINHPAHYSPAITDLDGVKAIGREARDKGFTALKTNIFEYGPDGRIVRGWRPGFGVPFAPEINVEKAVLRNIVTHLEALRDGAGPDMDLLLDLNFNAKTEGYLRILRAIAPLDMFWVEIDSYSPEALGFIRRQSPHPVSSCETLLGLREFLPYFREQAMDVAIIDTPWNGVWQSMKIAAAAEAHEMNVAPHNFYGHLCTMMNAHFCAAVPNLRIMETDIDRIAWDHELFTHLPEFVDGHLVMPDRPGWGTEPIEEALRAHPPKGATGLLNYGRKT; from the coding sequence ATGAAGATAAGAGATCTCGAATTGCTGGCGTGCGATGCCGGATGGCGCAACTACCATTTCGTGAAGGTCACGACCGAGGACGGCATCGTGGGCTGGAGCGAATACGACGAAGGCTTCGGCGCCCCGGGGGTCGGCGCGGTCATCGACCGGCTGAAACCGCGTGTCATCGGCCAATCCGTCTTCGCGCACGAGCGGATCTACGCCGAGCTGTACTGCGCCACCCGGCCGGCGGCCGGCGGCGTGGTCGCGCTGGCGATGGGCGCCATCGAGAACGCGCTGCTGGATGCCAAGGCCAAGGCGCTGGGGGTGCCGGTCTACGAACTGCTCGGCGGCAAGGTGCGGGACCGCATTCGCGTGTACTGGTCGCACTGTGCAACGTGGCGCATCAACCATCCCGCGCACTACAGCCCGGCCATCACCGATCTCGACGGCGTGAAGGCCATCGGCCGCGAAGCGCGGGACAAGGGTTTCACCGCGCTCAAGACCAACATCTTCGAGTACGGTCCGGACGGGCGCATCGTGCGCGGCTGGCGGCCCGGCTTCGGCGTGCCCTTCGCGCCGGAGATCAACGTGGAAAAGGCCGTCCTTCGCAACATCGTCACGCATCTCGAAGCGCTGCGCGACGGTGCGGGACCGGACATGGATCTGCTTCTGGACCTCAACTTCAATGCCAAGACCGAGGGCTACCTGCGGATCCTGCGGGCCATCGCGCCGCTGGACATGTTCTGGGTGGAGATCGACAGCTACAGCCCCGAGGCGCTCGGGTTCATCCGCCGGCAGAGTCCGCATCCGGTGAGTTCCTGCGAAACGTTGCTGGGCCTGCGCGAATTCCTGCCCTATTTCCGCGAGCAGGCCATGGATGTGGCGATCATCGATACGCCCTGGAACGGCGTCTGGCAGTCCATGAAGATCGCCGCCGCGGCCGAAGCGCACGAGATGAACGTCGCGCCGCACAACTTCTACGGGCATCTTTGCACCATGATGAACGCGCACTTCTGCGCGGCCGTGCCCAACCTGCGGATCATGGAAACGGACATCGACCGCATTGCCTGGGACCACGAGCTGTTCACGCATCTGCCGGAGTTCGTCGACGGCCATCTGGTGATGCCCGACCGGCCGGGCTGGGGAACGGAACCGATCGAGGAAGCGCTCCGCGCCCACCCCCCGAAAGGTGCCACGGGGCTGCTCAACTACGGCCGCAAGACCTGA
- the thpR gene encoding RNA 2',3'-cyclic phosphodiesterase has product MSASPGAPESEAVRCFFALWPPAGAMEALGRQAASLARELGGRRTRNESIHLTLAFLGDVSPAAIARLSEVPPDIPVAPFELVVDRLGAWNHNGIGWAAPSAIPGPLMRLERRLSRWLAQEGFELDARPFRPHVTLVRRATGRKAECGFEPVHWPVTEFVLVRSDRDAAGPVYRIVSRTALPPANTENDT; this is encoded by the coding sequence ATGAGCGCGAGTCCGGGCGCGCCTGAGAGCGAAGCGGTCCGCTGCTTCTTCGCGCTCTGGCCGCCGGCGGGGGCCATGGAGGCCCTGGGCCGGCAGGCGGCCTCGCTGGCGCGCGAACTGGGCGGTCGACGCACGCGCAACGAATCGATCCACCTCACGCTCGCCTTTCTCGGCGACGTGTCACCCGCGGCGATCGCCCGCCTCTCCGAGGTTCCGCCGGACATTCCCGTCGCGCCGTTCGAACTGGTCGTGGACCGCCTGGGCGCCTGGAACCACAACGGCATCGGTTGGGCGGCGCCGTCGGCGATTCCCGGACCGCTGATGCGGCTCGAGCGGCGTCTGTCCCGCTGGCTGGCACAGGAGGGGTTCGAACTGGACGCGCGGCCCTTTCGTCCCCACGTCACGCTGGTTCGGCGGGCGACGGGCCGGAAGGCGGAATGCGGCTTCGAGCCGGTGCACTGGCCCGTGACGGAGTTCGTGCTCGTGAGATCCGACCGCGACGCGGCGGGCCCGGTGTACCGGATTGTTTCCCGGACGGCGTTGCCGCCCGCCAATACAGAGAACGACACTTGA
- a CDS encoding 2-C-methyl-D-erythritol 2,4-cyclodiphosphate synthase, protein MHTLRIGQGFDVHALVAGRPLILGGVTIPFDRGLLGHSDADALLHALCDALLGAAALGDIGRHFPDTDPAFSGADSRMLLREVAARVRAAGYVVGNVDATIIAQAPKMAPHIPAMVANIAADLGIARDCVNVKAKTTEKLGFTGRGEGIATEAIALLQAAPHERESGRA, encoded by the coding sequence ATGCACACGCTGCGCATCGGCCAGGGCTTCGACGTGCACGCTCTCGTTGCCGGCCGGCCGCTCATCCTGGGCGGCGTCACCATTCCCTTCGATCGGGGGCTGCTGGGACATTCCGATGCCGATGCGTTGTTGCACGCGCTGTGCGATGCGCTCCTGGGAGCCGCGGCACTGGGCGACATCGGCCGCCACTTTCCCGACACCGATCCCGCGTTCAGCGGAGCCGACAGCCGCATGCTTCTGCGCGAGGTCGCCGCGAGAGTGCGGGCCGCGGGCTATGTCGTCGGCAACGTGGATGCCACGATCATCGCGCAGGCGCCGAAAATGGCGCCGCACATTCCGGCGATGGTCGCCAACATCGCCGCCGACCTGGGAATCGCCCGGGATTGCGTCAACGTGAAGGCCAAGACCACGGAGAAGCTGGGCTTCACCGGGCGTGGCGAGGGGATCGCCACGGAGGCCATCGCCCTGCTGCAGGCCGCGCCCCATGAGCGCGAGTCCGGGCGCGCCTGA
- a CDS encoding 2-C-methyl-D-erythritol 4-phosphate cytidylyltransferase produces the protein MNERPLPVIALVPAAGSGSRLGHALPKQYVPVGDRPLIHHTLARLASHSRIDRVVVVLSADDSRFDTEDGAAMPGKLEVLRTGGATRAETVRNGLRALSGATDSRAWILVHDAARPCVTHGLIDRMLHELEDDPVGGIAALPVADTLKRADADRRIAGTVVRTGLWAAQTPQMFRLGPLLAALEAADPAHITDEAGAMEAAGHRPRLVEGDATNIKVTYARDVALAARFLEQDGL, from the coding sequence ATCAACGAACGCCCGCTTCCCGTCATCGCTCTCGTGCCCGCCGCCGGATCGGGCAGCCGCCTGGGTCACGCACTTCCCAAGCAGTACGTGCCGGTCGGAGACAGGCCCTTGATCCACCACACCCTGGCGCGTCTTGCCTCCCATTCGCGCATCGACCGGGTTGTCGTGGTCCTGTCGGCCGACGATTCGCGGTTCGACACCGAGGATGGCGCAGCGATGCCCGGCAAGCTCGAAGTGCTCCGGACGGGCGGCGCGACGAGGGCGGAGACGGTGAGAAACGGACTGCGCGCGTTGAGCGGCGCCACCGACAGCCGGGCCTGGATTCTCGTGCACGACGCGGCGCGGCCCTGCGTCACTCACGGCCTCATCGACCGCATGCTTCACGAACTCGAAGACGATCCCGTGGGCGGAATCGCGGCCCTGCCCGTGGCGGACACGCTGAAGCGTGCCGATGCGGACCGGCGGATCGCCGGCACGGTCGTCCGCACGGGCCTGTGGGCGGCGCAGACGCCCCAGATGTTCAGGCTCGGTCCTCTCCTGGCGGCGCTGGAGGCCGCCGATCCGGCGCACATCACGGACGAGGCGGGTGCCATGGAGGCCGCCGGGCACCGGCCCCGTCTGGTGGAAGGCGACGCGACGAACATCAAGGTCACCTATGCACGCGACGTTGCGCTCGCCGCGCGCTTTCTCGAGCAGGACGGTCTCTGA